The Naumovozyma dairenensis CBS 421 chromosome 2, complete genome genome segment TATTGCAAAGATTGTTTGTTTGGTATGGAATGAGTGATAAATGTGATATGATGTGAATGTTCATTGAAGTGAAATTCGTTtaatatatgaatattatcctaaatttaaaaatatttatacaTAACTGTATTTTTTCATCCTCTGCGGGAACATAAATAGCAATTGTATTAAcgttcaaaaataaaaacagTTTTATAAGTATGTATATAGATGGAAACAACAATAGATGGATAGTATATAGATAACAAGAGAGTATACAATTAGCGCAACTGCAACTCTGTAACCATATACAATACGGATAGAAATGGCTGAACAAATAAGTCATAAGAAATCGTTGAGGGTGAATCGATTAAGTAAAGATAGACGtcaattattgaaagaatattataatttagATTCCGATGCCAATTCTCAAATTGCCAATCCACCTCCAACTATTGGAGATAATAAAGCGGATGAAGAAGTAATGACATCAATGGAAACGATACGACCGATGGAGGAAGGTGAAGAAGGAAGTGAAGAAGGAGAACGAAGGACGATGAAAGAGGGGGATGAAGAAgggaaagaagaaggtgatAGGACATCTAGTGAGGATGCCGAAGGGAGAAAAGATAGAACCAGTGGATTGAGTGGCTCGACATCCACACCGTTAGAGGATAAACCTATTAGTGATTTAacatttaaagaattgataCATATTCATAACAGTTTACTTAAGAGGGAAACTGAGACGAATAATTCTATTAAGAATACTATTTATGACAACTACTATGATTTGATCAAAGTGAATAATTTGTTGAAGGATGTTGTTAAACAAGGACAAGGTCAAGAGATAATGGAGTTGAAAAGATGCATCGATTTGTTGAATGCTTAGGAATGACACTTTCTTGTTGGTATGCGAGTGAATATATGTATCCAGGATCCAACCCCTACAATTCAATTGAACCACTGTgtggaatatataaatggaCGATGTAATAAGATAGAAGATTAGAAAGGCACTCCTTGAATACATACATTGAACAACGATAACGATAAATAGATATAGTGAATCAACCGTATACACTATTAAATAGTTATCAACTATTCAcatgaacaagaacaacatGACCAATACCTCTAACAGTCAAGATCATACTGATAATTCTCAGGTAAACGAACAGAAATCGGAATTCCTCGCTCTAGTACTGGATCAGTACAGATCTTCTTTGTActtaagaaataaataaacagAGATGGATGGATGGATGTGGtagatatataatataatataatataatataatataatattaccAATATTCCCAGTGACACTGTTGAGAATTTGAGACACTTCTTATAGTGGGCTGTCCGTCGTTGTGTCGTGTTGTGTCGTGTCTGGGTGTGTGGTTGGAAGGATGGGGATTACCCTTACCCCGGGCGAGTTCCGGCCCGTGTTTGGCCCGTTTGTTCCCGCTTTCCGCTCTTCCGAGTTCCGGCCTTCCGGGAATCAAATTAACACCAGAGTATCCCTTAAAATATCCCTTGAGGGGCGAGGCTACCCGGTGTTTATCTACCCGTGTGAGAGTACTCGAGTAACTAATTAATTAGCTAATTAAGGAAATCAATTAAACCAAATAAGATTTGATTGCAAAGGTTAAGTGGCCCAACAATGTGGTATTATTCATTACAGTTTCGTGCCTTTAACGCCACTTGTGTTATCTATCCACGTAGCTATCACAGTTGACATCCATTACTTATTACTCTAGTGATACTAACACCAAGTACTGTCACACAACTCTTAGAATACAACACAAATACAATACCATACTGTACCGTACAATACGATTCAAAAGAGAATGTGCAATAGACtataacaaataaatattacCATATTTTACTACACTATAAACATACACAGACACATTACATATATTCTCAATAACCCTAAGACAAAAAACCATACCATACACATGATAATATAAGATGCAAGAACTCAAACCTGTTTTCTCACCCATATTCCCGACTGATAAGGATATAGATGCTCCTTCAAATGCCCCTCCCTTGGCTCAAACTGGATCTATTAAAGTGTTCATTCAATTAGCTGAACCTGTCATCTTCCTTCAAGGGTTCGAACCATCAGAATGGGAAAATAACCCTCCAAGATTATTAAGAGGTTCTCTCATAATAAGAGTATTGAAaccaaataaaattaaaaaaattaatttgaatttcaaaGGTTATACTAGAACAGAATGGCCAGAGGGGATACCTCCGAAGAAGGATGAATATACAGAAATTCATGACATTGTGAACCATACCTGGCCATTCTATAACGCAGAAACTGATACTTATACTATAAATActtccaataataatagaaatgaatatttattgaatggAAGTAAAGCTTCCATGTATATCGCTcctgaaaatattaaacataataataataataataataataataatatgaacGCTAGTAGCAgtacaagaagaagaagttccgtcatttcaaattttaGTCTGTCTTCATCACCAAATACAAAAGGAGTAGATAATTTaatagatgatgatatccatactaataataatatagaCATGTTCAGTTTAGATAATACTACAAGTTCAAACCCACAAATAAATCCAATAAAATCATCtccaattaaaaataataacactcatcatcaacattcAAACAAGTCTTCATTCATATCAGATCTATTCAATGGTACCCCAAAACTTACACtatcatcaaatgataCCCAACAGTATACTACGAAcagcaataataataatactaataataataataacacaaAAATCTCTTCATCGTCCattttatcaaatgaaaCATTCATATTCGAACCTGGTGATTACATATATACTTTCGAATACCCAATACCAGATTCATTCCcagaatcattaaaatcaaCTTTCGGTTTCGttaattatcaattaattgcaaatattgaaagatatggtgttttcaaatcaaatatatctGCAAGACATAATGTAAAATTAGTAAGAACTCCAAGTAATAATTCAGTGGAAGAAACTGAACCTATTGCCATCTCAAAGGATTGGAAAGATCAATTACATTATGATATAGTAGTAGCATCAAAAGATATTATCCTAGATGCATTCTTACCCATTGCATTCAATTTATCTCCATTAGATAAAGTAACTTTACatagaattagaatttatttgactGAATCAAtggattattattgtagaaataaaaaagttCATAGAATGGAACcaacaagaaaatatttattagcTGAACATAATGGGCCCTTA includes the following:
- the VPS51 gene encoding Vps51p (similar to Saccharomyces cerevisiae VPS51 (YKR020W); ancestral locus Anc_1.283); this encodes MAEQISHKKSLRVNRLSKDRRQLLKEYYNLDSDANSQIANPPPTIGDNKADEEVMTSMETIRPMEEGEEGSEEGERRTMKEGDEEGKEEGDRTSSEDAEGRKDRTSGLSGSTSTPLEDKPISDLTFKELIHIHNSLLKRETETNNSIKNTIYDNYYDLIKVNNLLKDVVKQGQGQEIMELKRCIDLLNA